From one Lycium barbarum isolate Lr01 chromosome 6, ASM1917538v2, whole genome shotgun sequence genomic stretch:
- the LOC132645309 gene encoding uncharacterized protein LOC132645309, with amino-acid sequence MTSTCNNPVISSSFLLQPLKSSRFPNVSIFLPKISKPISSNRCIQMNSSNKESMESRNPTQRRSTSPRKFKPRHGTSRRSILKKSLSQEQVNFTKPVNEDPVVGIIGGGMSGLTCALYLEKRGIRSTVFDTGMHGLGGRMGTRMIDHQPLIFDHAAQFFMVTNPKFAELVDDWLKRGLVREWQGTIGELEVGGNFVPFPSSPPKYIGVNGMRPLADSLLSQTSLVSVVRPCWVSGLEPFNGTWHLSEKGKPCGQFDAIVIAHNGKCANRLLASSGLPLIARQMKRLELSSIWALLAAFEDPLPTALNADSLPFEGAFVKGVESVSWMANNTKKLLGSDSGPQCWTFFSTATYAKQNKVPQESIPTVTAEKVKEAMLEDVEKALGLSKSSLQRPFYTKLQLWGAALPTNTPGIPCIFDPRGRAGICGDWLLGSSLEAASISGIALADQIADYFEQGGPCSDEFAVGLHDEYKPLEGHDIGQFPGLESADQTINAPALTLTT; translated from the exons ATGACTAGCACTTGCAACAACCCCGTCATCTCCTCTTCCTTCCTTCTCCAACCTCTCAAATCATCAAGATTTCCAAATGTATCCATTTTCTTGCCCAAAATTTCAAAGCCCATTTCCTCAAATCGATGCATTCAGATGAACTCAAGCAATAAAGAATCCATGGAGTCAAGGAATCCAACACAGAGAAGAAGCACAAGTCCAAGAAAATTCAAACCCAGACATGGAACTTCAAGGAGATCAATTCTGAAGAAAAGTTTAAGTCAAGAACAAGTTAATTTTACTAAACCTGTTAATGAGGATCCTGTTGTTGGGATTATTGGAGGTGGCATGTCTGGCCTTACCTGTGCTCTTTACTTGGAGAAAAGAGGCATTCGTTCTACCGTTTTCGACACG GGAATGCATGGGTTGGGAGGAAGAATGGGAACAAGAATGATTGATCATCAGCCTTTGATATTTGACCATGCAGCTCAATTCTTCATGGTGACCAACCCCAAGTTTGCTGAGCTAGTTGATGACTGGTTGAAGAGAGGTTTGGTTCGTGAATGGCAGGGTACAATTGGTGAGCTTGAAGTTGGTGGGAATTTTGTACCATTTCCTTCTTCCCCTCCCAAATATATAGGGGTCAATGGGATGCGTCCACTTGCGGATTCATTACTATCTCAG ACTTCTTTGGTCAGTGTTGTACGGCCTTGTTGGGTTAGTGGGCTTGAACCATTTAATGGGACGTGGCACTTGAGTGAGAAGGGGAAGCCTTGTGGGCAGTTTGATGCAATTGTCATTGCACATAATG GAAAATGTGCAAATAGATTGCTTGCGTCATCAGGCTTACCTCTCATTGCAAGACAAATGAAG AGACTTGAACTCAGTTCTATATGGGCTCTTCTTGCTGCATTTGAGGATCCTCTGCCTACTGCACTAAATGCAGATTCCCTTCCCTTTGAAGGGGCTTTTGTAAAAGGTGTCGAATCTGTCTCATGGATGGCAAACAACACTAAGAAACTCTTAGGTTCAGATAGTGGTCCACAATGTTGGACATTTTTCAGCACTGCAACCTATGCAAAGCAGAACAAAGTCCCCCAG GAAAGCATTCCAACTGTTACGGCAGAGAAAGTGAAGGAAGCCATGCTTGAGGATGTTGAGAAGGCTCTAGGACTGTCAAAAAGTTCACTCCAAAGGCCATTTTATACCAAATTACAACTATG GGGTGCAGCTCTTCCAACCAATACTCCTGGAATTCCATGCATCTTTGATCCTCGTGGAAGAGCTGGTATATGCGGTGATTGGCTACTTGGCTCAAGTTTAGAAGCTGCATCTATAAGTGGCATAGCTCTTGCTGATCAA ATTGCAGATTACTTCGAACAAGGTGGACCTTGCTCAGATGAGTTTGCTGTTGGTTTGCACGACGAATATAAGCCACTTGAAGGACATGATATAGGGCAGTTCCCAGGACTGGAATCTGCTGATCAAACCATAAATGCCCCAGCTTTGACGCTCACTACATGA